In Rubrobacter radiotolerans DSM 5868, the following proteins share a genomic window:
- a CDS encoding DoxX family protein, producing the protein MRVVLWILQILLAITFVMAGLAKVFSDQAMVEMFATIGIGQWFRYLVGVLELAGAVGVLIPRLSGLAAIGLLCLMVGAILTNLFVLGASPLLPLGLLVVSGLIIWGRRERTKTHLGSFRR; encoded by the coding sequence GTGAGAGTAGTGCTGTGGATTCTACAGATACTGCTTGCGATCACGTTCGTGATGGCCGGGCTTGCGAAGGTATTCAGCGATCAGGCGATGGTCGAGATGTTCGCCACCATCGGTATCGGCCAATGGTTCCGCTACCTGGTCGGGGTGCTTGAGCTAGCAGGAGCCGTCGGTGTCCTGATCCCACGCCTTTCAGGGCTTGCGGCGATAGGGCTTCTCTGCCTGATGGTAGGAGCGATACTCACCAACCTCTTCGTCCTCGGCGCGAGCCCGCTGCTACCGCTGGGTCTGCTGGTGGTGAGCGGTCTGATCATCTGGGGTCGCCGGGAGCGGACCAAGACGCATCTCGGCAGCTTCAGGCGCTGA
- a CDS encoding SDR family NAD(P)-dependent oxidoreductase, whose translation MLLERKNAVIYGGGGSIGGAVARAFAREGARVFLAGRHRETLEAVAEEIRAAGGAAEVAVVDALDEKAVDEHADSVAESAGSVDISFNLITHPWAHGTPMAEMAVNDYTASVATAVRTTFLTARAAARHMIGQGSGTILFFGGTGEPMRDYYIGGTQVAFDAIESMRRQLAVELGPHGIRTVTLKTGGIPESFPEDFDGRDAITEDTVRRTVLGRAATLEDVGNVAASAASDHARTITAATVNISCGALID comes from the coding sequence ATGCTGCTTGAACGCAAGAACGCCGTAATCTACGGAGGCGGCGGTTCCATCGGCGGAGCGGTCGCCCGGGCCTTTGCCCGCGAGGGAGCGAGGGTCTTCCTCGCAGGACGTCACCGCGAGACTCTCGAAGCGGTGGCGGAGGAGATTCGGGCCGCAGGAGGCGCCGCGGAGGTCGCCGTGGTCGATGCGCTAGATGAGAAGGCGGTAGACGAGCACGCCGATTCCGTAGCCGAGAGTGCGGGGAGCGTCGACATCTCCTTCAACCTCATCACGCATCCCTGGGCTCACGGGACCCCGATGGCTGAGATGGCGGTCAATGACTACACTGCGTCCGTAGCAACGGCTGTAAGGACGACTTTTCTGACCGCGAGGGCGGCGGCGCGGCACATGATCGGACAGGGCTCTGGAACGATCCTCTTCTTTGGTGGCACGGGTGAGCCCATGCGCGACTACTACATCGGAGGTACCCAGGTCGCCTTCGACGCGATCGAGTCCATGCGGCGGCAACTGGCGGTCGAGCTCGGCCCGCACGGCATCCGCACCGTGACCCTGAAGACCGGCGGCATACCGGAGTCGTTCCCCGAGGACTTCGATGGGCGTGACGCCATCACCGAAGACACCGTCCGGCGGACCGTGCTCGGACGAGCGGCGACCCTGGAAGACGTGGGCAACGTGGCCGCCTCCGCCGCCTCGGATCACGCCCGCACGATTACGGCGGCGACGGTCAACATCAGTTGCGGCGCGCTGATCGACTGA